A DNA window from Flammeovirga agarivorans contains the following coding sequences:
- a CDS encoding GreA/GreB family elongation factor produces the protein MNKDFKTRLKNHCKEIVVQKIKSAEEAMNSAQNSANAETRSTAGDKHDTARAMAHLEKEKMGEQLSQNLQLLRVIEELKENDETTIGPGSLVMTNVGMYYLSISLGQVTFDNQLVFVISTQSPIGKLFVGKSQNDEVTFNGRKFTVKEVL, from the coding sequence ATGAACAAAGATTTCAAAACAAGATTAAAAAACCATTGTAAGGAAATTGTAGTACAGAAAATTAAATCTGCCGAAGAAGCAATGAATTCTGCTCAGAATTCTGCGAATGCAGAAACAAGAAGTACAGCTGGAGACAAACATGATACTGCTAGAGCGATGGCCCATTTAGAAAAGGAAAAAATGGGTGAACAACTATCTCAAAACCTTCAACTATTACGCGTTATTGAAGAATTAAAAGAGAATGATGAAACGACTATTGGACCAGGAAGTTTAGTGATGACTAATGTAGGAATGTATTACCTTTCGATAAGTTTAGGGCAAGTCACATTCGATAACCAATTGGTATTTGTCATCTCTACTCAATCCCCTATTGGAAAATTATTTGTGGGTAAATCTCAGAATGATGAAGTGACCTTTAATGGTAGAAAATTTACTGTTAAAGAAGTGTTGTAG
- a CDS encoding sodium-dependent bicarbonate transport family permease has protein sequence MNLLENITNPALLFFLLGVLAVQLKSDLKVPENSSKFMSIYLLISIGFKGGQELSHNGITTEIIWSLLSGILLATIVPIISFLILRRKMSAANACAIAASYGSVSAVTFVTAASFLDFEQIHFGGHMIAVMAIMEAPAIVIGVLLYNYFKENNTTDKQENSIKSIFKHAVTNASVFLILGSLLIGFFATKEQADGIKPFTTDIFKGFLVIFLLDMGITSGKQLSAMISKGIYPFLFSTIMPFIYGLIALLISIEITDNIGNQLLFSILGASASYIAVPAAMKNALPEANPGLYLPMALGITFPVNVLIGIPFYYSILMVIH, from the coding sequence ATGAACCTCTTAGAGAACATAACAAATCCTGCATTATTATTCTTCTTATTAGGCGTATTGGCTGTACAGCTAAAAAGTGACCTAAAAGTTCCAGAGAACTCTTCTAAGTTTATGTCTATTTACCTTTTAATATCAATTGGTTTTAAGGGAGGACAGGAATTGTCTCACAACGGTATCACAACTGAAATTATCTGGAGTTTACTTTCAGGAATATTATTAGCGACCATTGTCCCTATTATTTCTTTTCTGATACTTAGAAGAAAAATGAGTGCGGCCAATGCCTGTGCTATTGCAGCTTCTTATGGATCTGTTAGTGCTGTAACTTTTGTAACTGCAGCCTCTTTCTTAGATTTTGAACAAATACATTTTGGAGGACATATGATAGCTGTTATGGCAATTATGGAGGCTCCAGCTATTGTGATTGGTGTGTTACTGTATAACTACTTCAAGGAAAACAATACAACTGACAAACAAGAAAACTCTATTAAAAGTATTTTTAAACATGCTGTAACAAATGCAAGTGTGTTTTTAATTCTAGGTAGTTTATTGATTGGATTTTTTGCTACCAAAGAACAAGCTGATGGAATTAAACCTTTCACCACAGATATATTCAAAGGCTTCTTAGTTATTTTCTTACTTGATATGGGGATTACCAGTGGAAAACAACTTTCAGCCATGATCAGTAAAGGCATCTACCCTTTCTTATTTTCTACAATAATGCCTTTTATTTATGGTTTAATCGCTTTACTTATAAGTATAGAAATCACTGATAATATTGGTAATCAACTTCTTTTCTCCATTCTTGGAGCAAGTGCGTCTTACATCGCTGTACCAGCTGCAATGAAGAATGCTCTACCAGAAGCTAATCCGGGGTTATATTTACCTATGGCCTTGGGGATTACTTTTCCTGTCAATGTGTTGATAGGAATACCATTCTACTATTCGATTCTTATGGTAATTCACTAA
- a CDS encoding transglutaminase-like domain-containing protein, whose protein sequence is MKYFFLNISVLLLLMGCSAKYQGIDQQYHSLLDRALTKAGDNRQDIEAALEDIPTEMKNGMAFLIAYMPERDLRTLSSAYLLENVQLAYQAKNEFLWGKSIPDSIFYNDVLPYALMNERRDDWRKDFYQRFAPIVKDCKSLEEAIQVINDTIIDIVEVKYSTEREKPDQSPYESIDQGLASCSGLSVLLADAFRAVGIPARLAGTPNWTLKEGNHNWNEVWVNGKWYFTEYYPSGLDKGWFLADAGAANTEDPKNWIYASSWKPAEHAFPLVWDYSIKYVHAHNVTDRYIKLWKKEQASHADQEGKVAVRIKMFKDKTCSLISNNRVESEITVSLDRKIIENGKTAGPLKDMNDILQFYLEEEKDYQITFMNDKGIPVTHTLEVEKEPMEVTLYHSEKPGKTHFPSK, encoded by the coding sequence ATGAAATACTTTTTTTTAAACATCTCAGTACTACTACTTTTAATGGGATGTTCAGCTAAATACCAAGGAATCGATCAACAATACCACTCGCTGCTTGATCGTGCATTAACAAAAGCAGGAGACAATAGACAAGACATTGAAGCAGCTTTAGAAGATATACCTACTGAAATGAAAAACGGTATGGCGTTTCTTATTGCCTATATGCCTGAAAGAGATCTCAGAACACTTTCGTCCGCTTATTTATTAGAAAATGTTCAATTGGCATATCAAGCTAAAAATGAATTCTTATGGGGAAAATCTATTCCCGATTCTATCTTTTACAATGATGTATTACCCTATGCATTAATGAATGAAAGAAGAGATGACTGGAGAAAAGACTTCTACCAAAGATTTGCACCGATTGTTAAAGATTGCAAATCATTAGAAGAAGCTATTCAAGTTATTAATGATACCATTATTGATATTGTAGAAGTAAAATATTCTACAGAAAGAGAAAAACCCGATCAGTCGCCTTATGAATCTATAGATCAAGGTTTGGCTTCATGTTCTGGATTATCAGTATTATTAGCAGATGCTTTTAGGGCTGTGGGAATCCCAGCAAGATTGGCTGGCACTCCTAATTGGACACTAAAAGAGGGCAACCATAACTGGAACGAAGTATGGGTAAATGGCAAGTGGTATTTTACAGAGTACTACCCTTCTGGATTAGACAAAGGGTGGTTTTTAGCTGATGCAGGTGCTGCAAATACGGAAGATCCTAAAAACTGGATCTATGCTTCTTCTTGGAAACCTGCCGAACATGCCTTCCCTCTAGTCTGGGATTATTCGATTAAATATGTTCATGCTCATAACGTCACAGATCGTTACATTAAATTATGGAAGAAGGAACAAGCTAGTCATGCTGATCAAGAAGGAAAAGTAGCAGTTCGAATTAAAATGTTTAAAGATAAAACATGTTCGCTGATAAGTAATAATAGAGTCGAATCTGAAATTACCGTTTCACTAGATAGAAAAATTATTGAAAATGGTAAAACTGCTGGACCACTGAAAGATATGAATGACATTCTTCAATTCTACCTTGAAGAAGAAAAAGATTATCAGATTACATTTATGAACGACAAAGGTATTCCGGTAACACACACCTTAGAGGTAGAAAAGGAACCTATGGAAGTTA
- the leuS gene encoding leucine--tRNA ligase, which translates to MSEFNHNSFEPKWQKYWQDNNIYKTDVDTNKPKFYALDMFPYPSGAGLHVGHPMGYIASDIVSRFKRLKGFNVLHPMGFDSFGLPAEQYAIETGQHPAITTEANISTFKGQMNKIGFSFDWNREVQTSSPEYYRWTQWIFQQLFNAWYDKDADKAKDISELVAHFKANGSAGINAECDDDATQFTAEEWKGFSELEQSQILLQYRLTFLSEAMVNWCPALGTVLANDEVKDGVSERGGHPVERKKMKQWMMRITAYADRLLNNLEGLNWSDALKEMQRNWIGKSIGCEIDFKVADSDITLTAFTTRVDTTFGVTYVVLAPEHELIPELTTAEQKAAVDEYVETAKNRSERERQSDVKTVSGVFTGSYVINPLSGEKVPLWIADYVLAGYGTGVVMAVPSSDDRDFRFANNFDLPIVRVIEGTEDMEDPTEVKKGKMINSGFLNGLESDEAIKVAIDKLVTEGKGKAKVNFRIRDAVFSRQRYWGEPVPVYFDNDGTPHLVPDNQLPLDLPEVENYLPTPEGDPPLGNAKDWKFDNQYNYELTTMPGWAGSSWYFLRYMDPQNKEAFVSKEAAEYWNQVDLYVGGTEHATGHLLYSRFWNMFLYDMGFIGHEEPFQRIVNQGMIQGRSNFVYRVKGTNQFVSHGLKKDYEVQPLYVDVNIVENDVLDTEKFKQWRKDYENAEFILEDGKYICGHVVEKMSKSKYNVVNPDVVIEKYGADTLRLYEMFLGPIEQSKPWSMQGIDGVWKFLRKLWRLFYNDAGQLVVVDEKATPEELKILHKTIKKAGEDMESLSLNTTVPAFMVCVNELASAKCHKKEVLEKLLVILSPFAPHIAEELWHEALGNQDSIINAEFPSFDASLLVEASHTYPVSINGKMRVKLDLPVDISQEEAKEAVFANEIVQKWVDGKPVKKFIFVPKRIVNVVV; encoded by the coding sequence ATGTCTGAATTTAACCATAATTCATTTGAGCCTAAGTGGCAAAAGTATTGGCAAGATAACAACATCTACAAAACAGATGTTGATACAAATAAGCCTAAGTTTTATGCATTGGATATGTTCCCTTATCCTTCGGGAGCTGGCCTTCATGTAGGTCACCCTATGGGATATATTGCATCAGATATCGTTTCTCGTTTCAAACGATTAAAAGGATTCAATGTACTTCACCCAATGGGCTTTGACTCTTTTGGTCTTCCTGCTGAGCAATATGCCATTGAAACAGGGCAACACCCTGCAATTACTACAGAGGCAAATATCAGTACTTTCAAAGGTCAGATGAATAAAATCGGATTCAGCTTTGACTGGAACCGTGAAGTTCAGACATCATCTCCTGAATATTACCGTTGGACACAATGGATTTTCCAACAATTATTCAATGCGTGGTATGATAAAGATGCTGACAAAGCAAAAGATATTTCTGAATTAGTTGCTCATTTTAAAGCCAATGGTTCTGCAGGAATCAATGCTGAATGTGATGATGATGCAACACAATTCACTGCTGAAGAATGGAAAGGTTTCTCTGAATTAGAGCAATCTCAAATCTTATTACAATACCGTTTAACTTTCTTGTCTGAAGCAATGGTAAACTGGTGTCCAGCTTTGGGTACTGTACTTGCAAATGACGAAGTTAAAGATGGTGTTTCTGAGCGTGGTGGACACCCAGTTGAGCGTAAAAAAATGAAACAATGGATGATGCGTATTACTGCATATGCAGATCGTCTATTGAACAATTTAGAAGGCTTAAACTGGTCAGATGCTTTAAAAGAAATGCAACGTAACTGGATTGGTAAATCTATTGGTTGTGAAATCGATTTTAAAGTAGCAGATAGTGATATTACATTAACTGCATTTACTACTAGAGTTGACACTACTTTCGGTGTTACTTATGTTGTTCTTGCTCCTGAGCATGAATTAATCCCAGAATTAACTACAGCTGAACAAAAAGCTGCTGTTGATGAATATGTAGAGACTGCAAAAAATAGATCTGAAAGAGAGCGTCAATCTGATGTTAAAACTGTTTCTGGTGTATTTACAGGGTCTTACGTTATCAATCCACTTTCAGGTGAGAAAGTACCTTTATGGATTGCTGACTATGTATTAGCAGGTTATGGTACTGGTGTCGTTATGGCTGTACCATCTTCTGATGATAGAGACTTCCGTTTTGCAAACAACTTCGACTTACCTATCGTAAGAGTGATCGAAGGCACTGAAGACATGGAAGATCCTACTGAAGTGAAAAAAGGCAAAATGATCAACTCAGGTTTCCTTAACGGTTTAGAATCTGATGAAGCGATCAAAGTAGCTATCGATAAATTAGTTACTGAAGGAAAAGGTAAAGCGAAAGTGAATTTTAGAATTCGTGATGCTGTTTTCTCTCGTCAACGTTATTGGGGTGAGCCAGTTCCTGTTTATTTCGACAACGACGGTACACCTCACTTAGTTCCTGACAACCAACTTCCATTGGATTTACCAGAAGTAGAAAACTACTTACCTACTCCAGAAGGTGATCCTCCATTAGGTAATGCTAAAGATTGGAAGTTCGATAATCAATACAATTACGAATTAACTACAATGCCAGGTTGGGCAGGTTCTTCTTGGTACTTCTTACGCTATATGGATCCTCAAAATAAAGAGGCTTTCGTAAGCAAAGAAGCTGCTGAATACTGGAACCAAGTAGATTTATATGTAGGTGGTACAGAGCATGCTACTGGCCACTTATTGTACTCTAGATTCTGGAATATGTTCTTATACGATATGGGCTTCATCGGTCATGAAGAGCCATTCCAAAGAATCGTAAACCAAGGTATGATCCAAGGTCGTTCGAACTTTGTTTACAGAGTTAAAGGTACCAACCAGTTTGTATCACACGGTCTTAAGAAAGACTATGAAGTACAACCTTTATACGTTGATGTTAACATCGTTGAGAATGACGTATTAGATACAGAAAAATTCAAGCAATGGCGTAAAGATTACGAGAATGCTGAATTCATTCTAGAAGATGGAAAATACATTTGTGGACACGTTGTAGAAAAGATGTCAAAATCTAAATACAATGTAGTTAACCCAGATGTTGTGATTGAGAAATATGGTGCGGATACTCTTCGTTTATACGAAATGTTCTTAGGACCAATTGAGCAATCAAAGCCATGGTCAATGCAAGGTATTGATGGTGTTTGGAAGTTCTTACGTAAACTTTGGAGATTGTTCTACAACGATGCGGGTCAATTGGTAGTTGTTGATGAGAAAGCAACTCCTGAAGAATTGAAGATCTTGCACAAAACAATCAAAAAAGCAGGTGAAGATATGGAAAGCTTAAGCTTAAACACTACAGTTCCTGCATTTATGGTTTGTGTTAATGAATTAGCCTCTGCTAAATGCCATAAAAAAGAAGTATTAGAGAAACTATTAGTGATCTTATCTCCTTTTGCCCCACACATTGCTGAAGAGCTATGGCATGAGGCTTTAGGAAACCAAGACAGTATTATCAATGCTGAATTCCCATCATTTGATGCCTCACTATTAGTTGAAGCTTCTCATACTTACCCTGTTTCAATTAACGGTAAAATGAGAGTAAAACTTGATTTACCTGTTGACATCTCTCAAGAAGAAGCAAAAGAAGCGGTATTCGCCAATGAGATTGTACAAAAATGGGTGGATGGTAAGCCTGTGAAGAAGTTTATCTTCGTTCCAAAGAGAATTGTAAACGTTGTAGTTTAA
- a CDS encoding TlpA family protein disulfide reductase, with protein MRLVYTTLSLILLLVSCTPKKGSIYYKSNSGKSITAVKYSPLNATEEKVSLNKVSEAEYNYSIDATSYLTIHDDNFDLEFLVSPGQSIEITKEDGDVVFKGDNAAYNQSLYEIQRTFDGVYENINYKDLSILDFNKTIKDLENEMTSKISENLKKHQKEVLLQIIQIETSFIRINYDLQTRRAREEEYVLDDKADIKNFDLSIIDELYQQNFNYLSYYIPHYSDVKYFNNVIYQKSGEFYYALRADEYKRSNLPNNIKEKLIASDVSRSITNYGFNHNSETLLYQFLQDFPEFSHKNDLIALIKKHSTIKNGNPAPEIKDTFTSNGKFFDINQYKGKLVYINVWATWCTKCENQLIDMNSLRNKYDHNKINFITLSVDRDQQMWKNYMENNNLEINDNVWTSNVDRFYSGYKIFGLPRFILINQEGNIIDAFAPAPASTQLEELIAEAI; from the coding sequence ATGCGACTTGTGTATACTACTCTCTCACTGATCTTATTATTGGTCAGTTGTACTCCTAAAAAAGGGAGTATTTATTACAAAAGTAATTCTGGCAAAAGCATTACGGCGGTAAAGTACAGCCCATTAAATGCAACTGAGGAAAAAGTCTCTTTAAATAAAGTTAGCGAAGCAGAATATAACTATTCCATTGATGCCACCTCGTATTTAACCATTCATGATGACAACTTTGATTTAGAGTTCTTAGTATCTCCTGGGCAAAGTATCGAAATCACAAAAGAAGATGGAGACGTAGTTTTTAAAGGAGACAATGCAGCATACAATCAATCCCTATATGAGATTCAGCGTACTTTTGATGGAGTATATGAAAATATCAATTATAAAGACCTTTCTATTCTTGATTTTAATAAAACCATCAAGGATTTAGAAAATGAAATGACATCCAAAATCAGTGAAAACCTGAAAAAACATCAGAAAGAGGTATTATTACAAATCATACAGATAGAAACTTCATTTATCCGCATCAATTATGATCTTCAAACAAGAAGAGCAAGAGAAGAGGAATATGTATTAGACGATAAAGCAGATATTAAAAACTTTGACCTTTCGATTATCGATGAATTATACCAACAAAATTTCAATTATTTATCGTATTACATTCCACATTATAGTGATGTGAAATATTTCAACAATGTTATTTACCAGAAGAGTGGTGAATTTTATTACGCTTTAAGAGCTGATGAATACAAACGCTCTAACCTACCCAATAATATTAAAGAAAAACTTATCGCTTCTGATGTGAGTAGATCTATTACTAATTATGGGTTTAATCATAATTCAGAAACTTTATTGTATCAATTTTTGCAGGACTTCCCAGAGTTTTCTCATAAGAATGACCTGATTGCATTGATTAAAAAACATTCAACGATAAAGAATGGAAACCCTGCCCCCGAAATCAAAGATACATTCACGAGTAATGGAAAGTTTTTCGACATCAACCAATATAAAGGGAAATTGGTCTATATCAACGTTTGGGCGACTTGGTGTACTAAGTGTGAAAATCAACTGATAGATATGAACTCATTACGAAACAAGTATGATCATAACAAAATCAATTTTATCACATTAAGTGTAGATAGAGACCAACAAATGTGGAAAAATTATATGGAAAACAACAATCTTGAAATTAATGATAATGTATGGACTTCAAATGTAGACAGGTTCTATTCTGGATATAAAATTTTTGGACTACCAAGGTTTATATTGATTAATCAAGAAGGTAATATTATTGATGCTTTTGCTCCTGCACCTGCTTCTACTCAATTAGAAGAACTTATTGCAGAGGCTATATAA
- a CDS encoding LysR family transcriptional regulator, translating into MNYTLHQLRVFLKVFELQSITKASEELFLTQPAVSIQLKKFQEQFKIPLTETIGRQLFFTEFGKEVVEICKNILGEADKFQSLTDQYNGLLTGKINISVVSTGKYVIPYFIQSFMKKYPQVELKIDVSNKLKVVESLERNATDFALVSVIPDNLELEILQLMENKLYLIGSADLSDKITTKKLSKMNMIFREQGSATRLAMEEFLEKRKLKYEKSIELVSNEAVKQTVNAGIGVSVMPLIGLKNELANGSLKVIPMRGLPIVTNWNFVYNKNKNLLPASAALIQHINEHREEIIDKYFSWAIDKR; encoded by the coding sequence ATGAATTATACTTTACATCAGTTAAGAGTGTTCTTGAAAGTATTTGAATTACAGAGTATTACTAAGGCTTCGGAAGAGCTTTTTCTAACACAGCCAGCAGTGTCGATACAGTTGAAAAAATTTCAAGAACAGTTTAAAATACCACTTACAGAAACCATAGGTAGGCAGTTGTTTTTTACAGAATTTGGAAAAGAGGTCGTAGAAATTTGTAAAAATATTTTAGGTGAGGCAGATAAATTTCAATCACTCACAGACCAATACAATGGATTGCTTACGGGTAAAATTAATATCTCGGTGGTGTCAACAGGAAAGTATGTCATTCCTTATTTCATACAATCCTTTATGAAAAAATATCCTCAGGTTGAGTTGAAGATCGATGTGTCCAATAAATTAAAAGTTGTAGAAAGTTTGGAACGCAATGCTACTGATTTTGCTTTGGTTTCTGTAATACCAGATAATTTGGAACTAGAAATACTTCAATTAATGGAAAATAAACTCTATTTGATAGGCTCAGCAGATCTCTCTGATAAAATTACAACGAAGAAACTTTCTAAGATGAATATGATTTTTAGAGAGCAGGGGTCCGCTACTCGATTGGCAATGGAAGAGTTCTTAGAAAAAAGGAAGTTGAAATATGAAAAGTCTATTGAATTAGTTTCTAATGAGGCGGTAAAACAGACGGTAAATGCGGGGATTGGTGTTTCAGTAATGCCTTTGATTGGATTAAAAAATGAGTTGGCCAACGGCTCTTTAAAAGTGATTCCTATGAGAGGACTACCAATAGTAACCAATTGGAACTTTGTCTACAATAAAAATAAGAACTTACTTCCTGCATCAGCAGCCTTAATTCAGCATATAAATGAGCACAGAGAGGAAATTATCGATAAGTATTTTTCTTGGGCTATAGATAAGAGATAA
- a CDS encoding helix-turn-helix transcriptional regulator → MSRFSFNNKPKDKPYIEFFAENIGAKIKDGYLVEADNDYFNGVSVILDHFKNIRIIAHKHFNKKDYTVTLSNDKEFDFTIICFENNVLYDNGKVKFEFGIPNGFVLLKGTESVRLSYKENTLKNSVVCHFNRKRLGDDILEIVDRTNSFFYHTGNENMINWKLSLSDSARKLIHDKYKKQWIFGKINELAIIIKSIFYSAEDSFINSIFQDNEIESAYLIKDNIEKNLKEKPKLEELAKKYGINKNRLTTIFKDLFNITIYKYYKEQRILKAKEEILHTNKTLGQIANEYGFSDIGHLSKSILEKFGITATELRKK, encoded by the coding sequence ATGAGTAGATTTTCATTTAACAATAAACCCAAAGACAAACCCTATATAGAATTCTTTGCTGAAAACATCGGTGCTAAAATCAAAGATGGTTATTTAGTAGAAGCTGATAATGATTATTTCAATGGTGTCTCGGTTATATTAGATCATTTCAAAAATATTAGAATCATTGCTCATAAACACTTCAACAAAAAAGACTATACAGTAACCTTGAGTAATGATAAAGAATTTGATTTCACCATTATTTGTTTTGAGAACAACGTCTTATATGATAATGGAAAAGTAAAATTCGAATTTGGTATTCCTAATGGTTTTGTATTACTCAAAGGAACTGAAAGTGTTCGACTCTCATATAAAGAAAATACGCTTAAAAACTCTGTTGTCTGTCACTTTAATCGTAAGCGATTAGGAGATGACATATTAGAAATTGTAGACAGAACCAATTCATTTTTTTATCATACAGGTAATGAAAATATGATCAACTGGAAATTATCACTTTCTGATAGTGCCAGAAAATTGATTCATGACAAGTATAAAAAACAATGGATTTTTGGGAAAATTAATGAGCTTGCGATTATTATTAAAAGCATTTTTTACTCCGCTGAAGATTCATTTATTAATTCCATTTTTCAGGACAACGAAATTGAAAGTGCTTATTTGATTAAAGATAATATTGAGAAAAACCTTAAGGAGAAACCTAAATTAGAAGAGTTAGCCAAAAAATATGGTATCAATAAAAATCGACTGACTACTATCTTTAAGGACCTTTTTAATATTACCATCTATAAGTACTACAAAGAACAAAGAATACTTAAAGCCAAAGAAGAAATTCTACATACAAATAAGACATTAGGACAAATCGCTAATGAATATGGTTTCAGTGACATAGGACATTTATCAAAAAGTATTCTTGAAAAATTTGGGATCACTGCAACAGAATTGAGGAAGAAATGA